A part of Leishmania braziliensis MHOM/BR/75/M2904 complete genome, chromosome 30 genomic DNA contains:
- a CDS encoding putative small GTP-binding protein Rab28 — protein MDSGSDSSKEGATQFKVVVLGNGAVGKTSLIRHFCDSGFTKSYKQTIGVDFYSRKVQLPHSHSPVTLQLWDIGGQQIGGKMLANYIYGCHAVCLVYDITNLNSFKDLSEWKESVDKVFAEASSVAQPKMILVGNKVDLPNRQVTDEQQAAFSKNFSIPHCTVSAQSGEGVNSMFTRIAATLAGVAIRQQDLDLTDRVEVNVVSRPEGRQVAPRSLALQATSESKHKRKNGDCSFM, from the coding sequence ATGGATAGCGGCAGCGATTCATCCAAGGAGGGGGCCACGCAGTtcaaggtggtggtgctgggcAACGGTGCCGTGGGCAAGACCTCCCTCATTCGCCACTTCTGCGATAGCGGCTTCACGAAAAGCTACAAGCAAACCATCGGAGTGGACTTCTACTCGCGCAAGGTccagctgccgcacagcCACTCCCCtgtgacgctgcagctgtgggACATTGGTGGGCAGCAAATCGGTGGCAAAATGCTGGCAAACTACATCTATGGCTGCCACGCAGTATGCCTCGTATACGACATCACCAATCTGAACTCCTTCAAGGATCTTAGCGAGTGGAAGGAGTCCGTAGACAAGGTGTTCGCAGAGGCGTCGAGTGTGGCCCAGCCCAAGATGATACTGGTGGGAAACAAGGTCGATCTGCCCAATCGGCAGGTGACGGACGAACAGCAAGCTGCCTTTAGCAAGAACTTCAGCATACCGCACTGCACCGTGTCGGCACAGTCTGGAGAGGGGGTGAACTCCATGTTCACTCGCATCGCCGCAACACTGGCCGGGGTGGCGATAAGGCAGCAGGACTTGGACTTGACAGATCGCGTCGAAGTGAATGTGGTGAGTCGACCAGAGGGGCGGCAggtggcgccgcggtcgctCGCACTGCAGGCGACCAGCGAGTCCAAACACAAACGGAAGAATGGGGACTGCAGCTTCAtgtga